A genomic window from Peromyscus maniculatus bairdii isolate BWxNUB_F1_BW_parent chromosome 1, HU_Pman_BW_mat_3.1, whole genome shotgun sequence includes:
- the Rpl18 gene encoding large ribosomal subunit protein eL18 has translation MGVDIRHNKDRKVRRKEPKSQDIYLRLLVKLYRFLARRTNSTFNQVVLKRLFMSRTNRPPLSLSRMIRKMKLPGRENKTAVVVGTVTDDVRILEVPKLKVCALRVSSRARSRILKAGGKILTFDQLALESPKGRGTVLLSGPRKGREVYRHFGKAPGTPHSHTKPYVRSKGRKFERARGRRASRGYKN, from the exons GGTGTTGACATTCGCCACAACAAGGACCGAAAGGTCAGGCGCAAGGAGCCCAAGAGCCAGGACATCTACCTGCGGCTGCTGGTCAAG CTGTACAGGTTTCTGGCCAGACGAACCAACTCGACCTTCAATCAGGTTGTGCTGAAAAGGTTGTTTATGAGTCGCACTAACCGGCCACCTCTGTCCCTGTCTCGGATG ATCCGAAAGATGAAGCTTCCTGGCCGAGAGAACAAGACAGCCGTGGTTGTGGGGACGGTCACAGATGATGTGCGGATTCTCGAAGTGCCTAAACTGAAG GTGTGTGCACTGCGGGTGAGCAGCCGCGCCCGAAGTCGTATCCTCAAGGCTGGGGGGAAGATCCTCACCTTCGACCAGCTGGCCCTGGAGTCTCCCAAGGGCCGTGGCACTGTGCTCCTGTCTG GTCCTCGGAAGGGCCGAGAGGTATACCGGCATTTTGGCAAGGCCCCAGGAACCCCACACAGCCATACCAA ACCCTATGTCCGCTCCAAGGGCCGGAAGTTCGAACGTGCCAGAGGCAGAAGGGCTAGCCGCGGCTACAAAAACTAA